Proteins from one Triticum aestivum cultivar Chinese Spring chromosome 7A, IWGSC CS RefSeq v2.1, whole genome shotgun sequence genomic window:
- the LOC123153592 gene encoding probable high-affinity nitrate transporter 2.4, whose translation MVTMGKKVDQEQSYYNDWAHIDHGVDADGRATELRPLALSRPHTQAFHLAWLSLFACFFAAFAAPPILPALRPALVLAPSDASAAAVASLSAALVGRLAMGAACDLLGPRRASGVASLVCALALALAAVYASSPAGFVALRFCAGLSLSNFVANQHWMSRIFAPSGVGLANAVAAGWANVGSAAAQVVMPLAYDLIVLRLGVPITVAWRVAYLIPCAMLITTGLAVLAFPYDLPSGCAYAGGGKGAKGEGFWKVVRGGVCDYRAWVLALTYGYCYGVELIMENVAADFFRRRFRLPMEAAGAAAACFGVMNTVARPAGGVASDVVGRRFGMRGRLWALWAVQSTGAVLCVLVGRMGATEAPSLAATMAVMVACGAFVQAASGLTFGIVPFVSKR comes from the coding sequence ATGGTCACTATGGGCAAGAAGGTAGACCAAGAACAGAGCTACTACAACGACTGGGCCCACATCGACCACGGCGTCGACGCCGACGGCCGCGCGACGGAGCTGCGGCCGCTGGCGCTGTCGCGGCCGCACACTCAGGCGTTCCACCTCGCCTGGCTCTCCCTCTTCGCCTGCTTCTTCGCCGCCTTCGCCGCGCCGCCCATCCTCCCGGCGCTGCGCCCGGCGCTCGTCCTCGCGCCCTCCGACGCCTCCGCGGCCGCCGTCGCCTCGCTCTCCGCGGCTCTCGTCGGCCGCCTCGCCATGGGCGCCGCCTGCGACCTCCTCGGCCCGCGCCGGGCGTCCGGGGTCGCCAGCCTCGTCTGCGCGCTCGCGCTCGCCCTTGCCGCTGTCTACGCGTCCTCGCCCGCGGGCTTCGTCGCGCTGCGCTTCTGCGCGGGCCTCTCGCTCTCCAACTTCGTCGCCAACCAGCACTGGATGTCCCGCATCTTCGCGCCCTCCGGCGTCGGCCTGGCAAACGCCGTGGCCGCGGGCTGGGCCAACGTCGGCAGCGCGGCCGCGCAGGTCGTCATGCCGCTCGCCTACGACCTCATCGTGCTCCGCCTCGGCGTGCCCATCACCGTCGCGTGGCGCGTGGCCTACCTTATCCCGTGCGCAATGCTCATCACCACCGGCCTCGCCGTGCTCGCCTTCCCATACGATCTCCCGAGCGGCTGCGCCTATGCTGGAGGCGGCAAAGGCGCCAAAGGGGAGGGCTTCTGGAAGGTGGTGCGCGGAGGAGTCTGCGACTATCGGGCGTGGGTGCTGGCGCTCACCTACGGCTACTGCTACGGCGTGGAGCTCATCATGGAGAACGTGGCGGCCGACTTCTTCCGCAGGCGGTTCCGGCTGCCCATGGAGGCCGCGGGCGCCGCCGCGGCGTGCTTCGGCGTGATGAACACCGTGGCGCGGCCGGCGGGAGGGGTAGCGTCCGACGTGGTGGGAAGGCGTTTCGGTATGCGGGGGAGGCTGTGGGCGCTCTGGGCCGTGCAAAGCACCGGCGCGGTGCTGTGCGTTCTGGTCGGCAGGATGGGTGCCACGGAGGCTCCGTCGCTGGCGGCCACGATGGCGGTGATGGTGGCTTGCGGGGCGTTCGTGCAGGCCGCCTCGGGGCTTACCTTCGGCATCGTTCCCTTCGTCTCCAAGAGGTAA